A portion of the Paenibacillus marchantiae genome contains these proteins:
- a CDS encoding glutathione peroxidase, with translation MPTIYDFSVTKTSGERFPLYQYEGKPVLIVNTASKCKYTHQFDDMQKLYDRYKEQGLQIIGFPCNQFAEQEPGSSEEAESFCQINYGVKFPMFSKMDVNGEAAHPLYDFLKKSGPFAGFDESDVQAKLLKLMVADKAPEWLHGDAIKWNFTKFLIDAEGHVVKRFEPVDSIDEIQASIEQLL, from the coding sequence ATGCCAACCATCTATGACTTTAGCGTAACCAAAACGAGTGGAGAACGTTTCCCACTCTATCAATACGAAGGAAAACCTGTACTGATCGTAAATACAGCGAGCAAGTGCAAGTACACACATCAGTTCGACGATATGCAGAAGCTTTATGATCGGTATAAAGAGCAAGGGCTTCAGATCATTGGTTTCCCGTGTAATCAGTTTGCGGAGCAAGAGCCGGGAAGCAGTGAAGAGGCGGAGTCCTTTTGTCAGATTAACTATGGTGTGAAATTCCCCATGTTCTCCAAAATGGATGTCAATGGAGAAGCGGCGCATCCGCTGTATGACTTTTTGAAAAAGTCGGGACCTTTTGCAGGCTTTGATGAGTCAGATGTGCAAGCGAAACTGCTAAAGCTGATGGTGGCGGACAAAGCACCGGAATGGTTGCATGGTGATGCGATCAAGTGGAACTTTACTAAGTTTCTGATTGATGCCGAAGGGCATGTGGTTAAACGTTTTGAACCTGTTGATTCGATTGACGAGATCCAGGCGAGTATTGAACAGCTACTGTAA